GCGATCTGGGTATAGCGCGCACCCGGGTGCGGCGGCTCGGTGCGGACCCTGTCGCGCACCACCATGACCCGCTCGACGGCCTCGCGGCGGGCCAGAAACTCGGCCTCGGTCAGCACCGGTGGGCGCCGCCGGCCGGCGTCGCGCCCGTCGCGGCGGCGTTGCCGCTTGGCCTCCAGGCGGGTCGAGCCGTCGATGCCCTTGATCTCGCTGCTGCTGGAGCCGTTCCCGGAGTCGTCGGCGGCACCGTTCTTGCCGTTGCGCGGGGCCCGCTCGTGCACCACCGTGTTCGGCGGATCGTCGGGCGCCGACGCCTCGTCGCCGTCGTCGCTCGCCCCCGATTTGCGGCGCCGGCGCCTGCGGCGGCGGCGGCTGCCAGCGTCGGACGAACCATCGTCGCCGGTGTCGGAGTCGTCGGCGTCGTCGGAGTCGTCCGTGTCTTGGTCGTCAGCGTCGTCGGATTCCGACGAGTCCGCATCGGCGGGCTTTTGGGACCGCCGCCCCGCCTCGTCGTCGTCGTCCTCGTTCTGGCCGTCGGGTCCGCCCTGTTCACCACGCCCGCGGCCGCGGCCGCGACGGCCACGGCGCCGTCGCCGGTTGGCCGGTCGATCGGCCTGCTCGTCGTCGTCGGTGTCGGCATCCTCGGAGTCGACGAGGTCGTCGGCGCTCCCGTCGTCCTCGTCCGCCGCTACCGGCTGCGGCGCGACGAACAGCGGCAGGTAATGCGGCCGCTCGATCGCGGTTTCCAGCATCGGCCGCGACTCGAGTTCGGCGACCGCCGTGCCGCCGATGGCCGGGACGGCCTGTAGGGGCTTGGCGAAGAGCAGGTCACGCACCCGGAGCGCGTCCTCACGGTCCACGCCCGAATGCACATTGCGCGCCCGCCCGTCGAGCGCGTTGAGCGCCTCCAGCACCTCTTTGTTGGTGCTACCCAGTGCTCGGGCCAGCTGATGGACCCTTAGACGGTCCGGCAGGTCCTCATGCTGGGTCGGCTCTTGTGATGGGTTTGCAGGTGGTGCACCGTCTACCACGTATTCTCCTTTAGCCCCCGGGCGCGTCGTTTCGACGCGGCCACGCGAGGGCTTCGCTATGGGCCCGGGTCGCTTCTCCCAGGCTTGTAATGGTCTCGCCCCGAGCGGCCCAAGGTAGAACCCACTCGACGCCGTGCTGAATGTCGGCCTGACATGCGGCGCAACACCGCCGGTGGCAATGGTCGCGCTTGTCTAAGTCTTCATTCGGGTGTCTGACGCCGGTCCGGCGACGTTCACCCGCTGTCAGTATCCCACATCGCTCAAGCTGCCCACTCGCCCCCGACCGGGGCCGCCCGAGCAAACGCCCGGCGCGGTCCCCATCGTGCCAGCGTTAAATGTCGGGGAACCAGAGCGCGATCTCGCGCTTCGCCGAATCGGCCGAATCGGACCCGTGCACCAGGTTGAACTGCGTCTCCAGCCCCAAATCGCCCCGAATCGTGCCGGGTGTGGCCTGCTCCACCGGGTCGGTGGCGCCGGCGAGCTGCCGAAACGCCGCGATCGCGCGCGGTCCCTCCACGATTGCCGCGACCAAGGGCCCCGAGGTGATGAACTTCAGCAACGATCCGAAGAATGGCTTGCCTTCATGTTCGGCGTAATGCTGCCTGGCCAGTTCTTCGCTGACGTGCCGGAACTCCAGCGCCGCGACGGTTAAGCCTTTTCGCTCGATGCGGCCGATGATCTCGCCTATCAGGTGCCGCTCAACGGCATCCGGCTTGATCAGCACCAGGGTCCGTTCGCTCACGGCCGACAGCGTACAGAACCACCTCGGCCGGCGTGTTCCAGCCGCTACCGCTGCCGCCGCCGGACCTCGGCGCGGAAATAGGCGATCAACGCCCACAATCCCGTGAACAGCACCCCGATGAATCCCACCCCCGGATACACGGCGAAGCCCGCGAGCACGACGGCCTGTGCGGCCAAGTTCACCCAGATCGCCCAGGGCCTGCGCTGCAGCCCGGCCAGCAGGATCAGCGCCGCGGCCAGGCCGATCAGGTAGCCCAGCGATGCGGCGGTAAGGCCGCCGCCAACCGCGCCCACCACCGGTATCGCCAGCAGCACGACGATCGCCTCCAGGATCAGCGTCGCCGCCATCACGGCGCCGAAGCCCTTCCACGGGTCAGCGGGGCTTTGGTCCGTCATTGTGGATCACGACCGAACAGGGTCCGTGCCGCCCCGGCGGTGACCACCGAGCCGGTGACGACGATCCCCGTGCCTGAAAATGCCTCCTCTTCAGCGGCGGCGTCGTCGACCAGCGCGGTCGCGACGTCGATGGCGTCGCGCAGGTTCTCGGCGGTGGTCACCCGGTCGGGTCCGAACCGGTCCCGCGCCGCCAGCGCCAGCGCCTCGACGTCCAGCGCCCGCGGCGAACCGTTGTGGGTGACGACGACGACATCGAACACCGGCTCCAGCGCGGCGAGGATGCCGTCGGTGTCCTTGTCGGCCATGACGCTGAGCACCCCGACCAGGAACCGAAAGTCGAATTCGCCGGCGAGTGTCTGCGCCAGGGCGGCCGCCCCGGCCGGATTGTGCGCGGCGTCGATGAACACCGTGGGTGTGCTGCGCATGCGCTCCAGCCGGCCGGGGCTGGTGACGGCGGCGAAACCGGACCGGACCGCCTCGACGTCGAGCTGGCGCTGCGCACCGGCGCCGAAGAAGGCCTCGACCGCCGCGAGCGCCACCGCCGCGTTGTGCGCCTGGTGTTCGCCGTGCAGCGGCAGGTAGACGTCGGAGTACACCCCGCCGAGGCCTTGCAGCTGCAGGACCTGTCCGCCGATCGCGACCCGGCGGCCCAACACCGCGAACTCGGAGTCCTCCCGGGCCACCGCGGCGTCGGCGCGCACCGATTGGGCCAGCAGCACCTCCATCGCCTCCGGCACCTGGCGCGCGATGACGGCGACGGTGTCCGGCGCGCCGTCGGCGGCCTTGTTGATGATGCCGGCCTTCTCACCGGCGATCCCGGCGATGTCGTCGCCGAGATACTCGACGTGGTCGATGCCGATTGGGGTGATGACCGCGACCGGCGCGCTGATCACGTTGGTGGCGTCCCACCGACCGCCCAGGCCGACCTCGACCACCGCGACGTCGACGGGCGCGTCGGCGAACGCGGCGAACGCCATCGCGGTGAGGACCTCGAATTTGCTCATCTTCGGGCCGCCGCCGGCTTCCGACTGCGCGTCGACCATCTGCACGAACGGCTCGATCTCCCGGTACGTCGCCACGTACTGCGCCGGGCTGATCGGGTGTCCGTCGATCGCGATCCGTTCGACCGCCGATTGCAGGTGCGGGCTGGTGGTTCGGCCGGTGCGCCGGTGCAGCGCGGTCACCAGCGCGTCGACCATCCGCGCGACCGACGTCTTGCCGTTGGTGCCCGCGATGTGGATCGACGGGTAGCCGAGTTGCGGCGAGCCCAGCAGGTCCATCAGGGCGCTGATCCGGGTCAGGCTCGGCTCGATTTTGGTCTCGGGCCAGCGTTGATCCAGCAGGTGTTCGACCTGCAGCAGCGACGCGATCTCGTCCGGGGTGGGATCCGGTCCCCGCTCGGGCGGCTCTGTCATTGCAGCCCGGCCAGCCTCGCGTTGATTCGGTCGGTTTCCTCCTGGGCCACGCGCTGGCGGTCGCGGATCTTGCCGACGACGTGTTCGGGGGCCTTGGCCAAAAAGTCCGCGTTGGCCAATTTGGCTGCGGTGGAAGCCAATTCCTTCTGCGCGACCGCCAGATCCTTTTCCAGGCGGCGGCGCTCGGCGGCGACGTCGAGGGTGCCCGAGGTGTCGAGTTCGACGACGACGGCGCGGTCCAGGTTGGGGCCCAGCCGAACCTCCAATGACACCGACGGGCGAAAACCCGGACCGGGCGCGGTGAGCCACGCCAGCGATGTCACCGCACTTACCTGGCCGCCCAGATCCGAATCCTCGACGCCGGCCAACCGGGCCGGCACTTTCTGCCGGTCGGCCAGACCCTGATCGCTACGAAACCGGCGGACCTCGGTCACCAGTTTTTGCATGTCGGTAATGCGTTGCGTGGCAACCAGATCCAGGGTGATGCCCGACGGCTTTGGCCAGTCGGCGATCACCAGCGACTCTCGCCCGGTTAGTGCCTGCCACAGCGCCTCGGTGAGGAACGGGATCACCGGGTGCAGCAGCCGCAGCAGCGTGTCGAGCACCGCGGCCAGCACGGCGGTCGTGTGCGTGAGCCCTTCGGCTAGTTGCGTCTTGGCCAGTTCGACGTACCAGTCGCAGAATTCGTCCCACGTGAAGTGGTAGAGCGCCTCGCAGGCCCGGCTGAACTCGTAGCCGTCGAAGGCCGAATCGACTTCGGCGCGAACCTCTTCCAGCCGTCCCAGGATCCAGCGATCGGCGTCGGTCAGCTGGTCGTGCGACGGTAACGGCGCCAGGGCAGCGCCATTGAGCAACGCGTAGCGCGTGGCGTTGAACAGCTTGGTACCGAAGTTGCGCGATGCCCGGACGTGATCCTCACCGATGGACAGGTCGCCGCCGGGGCTGGCGCCGCGGGCCAGCGTGAACCGCAGGGCGTCGGCCCCGAACTTCTCCACCCAGTCCAGGGGGTCGATGACGTTGCCCTTGGACTTGCTCATCTTGCGGCCGGACTCGTCCCGGATCAGCCCGTGCAGGAAGACGTCGGTGAACGGCACCTGCGGGCCGCGGCGGCCGCCGAGCGTGATGGCGTCGTCTCCGCCGACGAAGGTGCCGAACATCATCATCCGCGCGACCCAGAAGAACAGGATGTCGTAGCCGGTGACAAGAACGCTTGTCGGATAGAACTTTTCCAGCTCCGGGGTCTGTGACGGCCAGCCGAGCGTGGAGAACGGCCACAGCGCCGACGAGAACCAGGTGTCCAGCACGTCGGGGTCCTGCTCCCAGCCCTCGGGCGGCGTTTCGTCCGGGCCGACGCACACCTGCTCGCCGCCGGGCCCGTACCAGACCGGGATGCGGTGGCCCCACCACAGTTGCCGCGAGATGCACCAGTCGTGCATGTCGTCGACCCAGGCGAACCAGCGCGGTTCCAGGCTGGCGGGGTGAATCACGGTGTCCCCGTTGCGAACGGCGTCGCCGGCGGCCTTGGCCAGCGATTCCACTCGGACCCACCATTGCAGCGACAGCCGCGGCTCGATCGGCTCGCCGCTGCGCTCCGAATGCCCGACGCTGTGCAGATAAGGGCGCTTCTCCTCGACGATGCGGCCCTGCGCCGCCAGGGCTTCGCGCACCGCGACCCGGGCCTCGAAACGGTCCATGCCGTCGAATTGCGTTCCGGTGTCGGCGATCCGGCCCGTGGTGTCCAGGATCGAGATCATCGGCAGCCGGTGCCGCAGCCCGATCTCGAAGTCGTTCGGGTCGTGCGCGGGCGTGACCTTGACGGCGCCGGTGCCGAATTCGGGGTCCACGTGCTCGTCGGCGACGACGACGAGCTGCCGGTCCACGAAAGGGTGCGGCAGGCTGGTGCCGACCAGGTGGCGGTAGCGCTCGTCGTCGGGATGCACCGCGATCGCGGTGTCGCCCAACATCGTCTCGACCCGCGTGGTGGCGACCACGATGTGGGGTTGCGAGTCGTCCAGCGAGCCATACCGGAACGACACCAGCTCGCCGTCGACGTCAAGGTAGTTCACCTCGAGGTCCGAGATCGCCGTCTGAAGAACCGGCGACCAGTTGACCAGCCGCTCGGCCCGGTAGATCAGCCCCGCGTCGTAGAGGCGCTTGAAGATGGTTCGCACCGCCCGCGACAGGCCCTCGTCCATGGTGAACCGGTCGCGGCTCCAGTCCACGCCGTCGCCGAGCCGGCGCATCTGTTCACCGATGGCACCGCCGGACTCACGCTTCCACTCCCAGACCTTCTCGGTAAACAGCTCCCGGCCGAAGTCCTCCTTGGTCTTGCCGTCGACCGCGAGCTGGCGTTCCACCACGCTCTGCGTCGCGATGCCCGCATGGTCCATGCCCGGCTGCCACAGCACCTCGTAACCCTGCATGCGCTTGCGGCGGGTCAGGGCGTCCATCATGGTGTGTTCCAGCGCGTGGCCCATGTGCAGGCTGCCGGTCACGTTCGGCGGCGGCAACACGATCGAGTACGCCGGTTTGGCGCTGGCGGGGTCCGCCGTGAAGTAGCCGGCATCCAGCCACTTCTGGTAGATCGCGCTTTCGGCCGCGCCGGGATCCCACGACTTGGGCAGGTCGGCGGCGGAGCTGCGGCTGGCGGTCACCGGTCAATTCTAGGGAGACGCATGTGCGCGCGCGTAAGCGGCCGAACCCGCGGGTCACGCGGATTCGACCGCTTACGCCCTCCCCAACGATCAGGGAATGGTGAGCACTTGGCCGGGCTGGATCAGGTCCGGGTTGGGGATTCCGCTGGCTTCGGCGATCACCTGGTACTTGCTGCCGTCGCCGTAGAAGCGCTCCGCGATGGCCCACAGGCTGTCGCCCGAGACGACGGTGTAGGTGCGCGCGGCGGGTTCCGGCTCGGAGTCAGGAGCTGCTTCCGCGACGGGTTCCGCGTCCGGTTCGGCGGCGGCTTCCGGCTGGGACTCCTCGGCGGCGGGCGCCGGCGGCGGGGCCTCGGCGGTCTCGGTCTTGGTCGACCACGCCGGTCCATCGGCGGCGTACAGCACCAGGTTGCGATCGTCCTGCAGCACGAGTTTGACGCCCTTCTTGCCCTTCGTGTCGCTGTGCCACACCGGCTTGTCCGCCGTGTAGAGGACGAAGTTGCCATCGGGTTGCACTTCGGCGCGCACCACATCCTGGCCGTTGGTCGACGTGGCCCAGATAGCCTGGCCGCGGGACGCCAGCACCAGGTTGCCGTCGTCTTGCAAAGTCAAGGTATAGGCACCGTTGTTCGAGGTGAGCGATTCGCCCCGCACCAGCTTTTGTCCTTCGGTGAGCGTGTCCGCCACGGCATTCCCCTCTCGCCATCGCCGCCCGGCCGACTGGGGTCGGACGTATTTCCGTGTCCGATAACAACGAACCTACTCATCTTGGTTGGTCTTGGGCACCCTTGAATTCGACGCAATCGAAACCATCCGGAAACTGCCCGTGAACAATCCGGACAATCCGGATAACCGCCGCGCTACTTCTTTCCGCCGAGCAGGCCGCCGAGGATATCGCCGAGTGCCCCTCCCTTGCCGCCCAACACATTGCCGAGGATGCCGCCAAGGGATTTGTCGCCGGAGCCGCCGGCGAGGATGCCGCCCAGAACGCCACCCAGGCCGCCACCGGCGGCTTCTTTCTCCGGCGCGCCGCTCCGGCCGCCGGGGCCGAGCTGTTTTCCGATGTATGCCAGCACGATTGGCAGCACCACCGGCAGCAACTGCTTGAGCAGATCACGGTTGCCCGCGCCGCTATCGGCCAGCGCCGAGGCGACCTGGTCGGCATCGTTACCGCCGAAAAGTGCCGCGATCGCCTCGTGCCCGTCGCCACCTTGTGCCGTGCCGCCACCAACGTCGAGCAGGCCACGCGCGGCGTGACTGCTCGCGATGGATTCGATCCTGCTTGCGTGCTCGGGATCCTGCGAGTTTTGCTCCAGTCCGCCGAGCAGCGCCGGCACCAGCGTGCGAACGGCGTTTTCGACGTCGCCTTCGTCGGCGCCGAGCTTGGTTGCGATTTCAGACGTGGGAATCTGGCTGTACAGATCGTCGAGACCGGCCATCAGTGTGTCCACCTTCGTTCCTGGGATGTAGAGCCACGCCGGTTACGACACTAGCCGCATGCGACAGCGACCAACAGCCTTGGCACACGAAGGATTTGGTGCCCGATAGTATGCTGGCCCCTCGGACCGGCCCCGATCAGGATGGATTCCGGGTCAACTCAGCCGCTCGGTTCGCAGTGACACTCCCGCGGCCGGGAACCGCGCCAGCAACGCGTCGCCCATCGCCGCCGCAGGAGTCAGCACGCCACGCAGATCGGAGAGCTTGTCGCGGTCCAGCGCGAGCGCCATTCCACACTCGCCCAACAGCACCGAGGTCGCCTTGTAGCCGGGGTCCCCTTGCTGCTCGATCCGCGCCACATAGCGGGCGCCGGTGGCCGTGGTGGTGTAGGTCTCGATCCGGTAGTAACCGCGCTCCCGAGCCGCCGCGCTCGGGCCCGTGCCTGGCTTGGGCACGACGCGTTCCACCAGCCCACGGGGCAGCAGCCGGAAGTACCGGCTGCCCAATCCGAACATCGCGTTACCGACGCCGGCGACGACGGCCGATGCCACCGGCGCGAGAGCCGACGAGCCGACGCTCATGTTTTCGCTGTAGCGGAACCGGCGGCCGTAGGCCCAGTCCAGTAAGGCGTTGCTGCGGCGCACGATTCGGGTGTTATAGGGCGCCATCACGAACCCCGCCGTCCACACACCGGACAGTTCCGGCGCGATCTGACGACCACGACGCCGCGGCAGATCGGGCTGCGGGCCGAGCTCGGGTTCGGCGCCGCGGTCGGTGCTGAGCGTGTACGGGTCGGCGAGTTGGCGGCGCGCGTCGGGGTTGCTCGAGGCGGTGTCCAAAACTTCGAGCATCGACGCGATGGTGCCGCCGGACAGCCCGCCGGAGAAGGAGCGCACCACGAGGTCGGTGTCGCCGAGTTCGCTGGCGCCGTCCTCCCGAGCCGCCCGGTAGAGCGCATACACGCTCAGATCCGAAGGGACGGAATCGAATCCGCAGGCATGCACGATGCGCGCGCCGGTGTCGGCGGCCTGCTTGTGGTACAGGTCGATGCTGTCGCGAACAAACATCGCCTCACCGGTCAGGTCGGCGTAATCGGTGCCGGCCGCGGCGCACGCGGCGACCAACGGCAACCCGTAGCGGGTGTAGGGCCCGACCGTGGTGACGACGACCTGTGTCCGGGTGGCCATCTCGTTCAGCGTCGACGGCGCCGCGGCATCGGCAGTCAGAACTGGCCAGGACCGCGCGGACTCGCCCAGGGTCTCGCGCACGGCGCTCAACCGGTCCGCCGATCTGCCGGCCAACGCGATCCGCGCGCCCGCTGCGGCGTGCGCCAGGTATTCGGCGGTCAGCTTCCCCACGAAGCCGGTCGCCCCGTACAACACGATGTCGAATTCGCGCGGCGATGCGGTCACTGGGCCGACGCTACCGGACGGATGCCGGGCAGTTCCGCCCGCCGAAAACCCCGCCAATAGAGAATGCCGGGCACGAGGCCCGGCATTCTCTATTAGTTACGACGGCCGTCAGGCCCGCCCGCGCCCGGCGATCAGCCGCGCCGACCGCAGACCGGCCAAGCACCGATGCCCTGCGTGTGCAGCACGTTCTCGGCCACCCGGATCTGCTCCTCACGGCTCGCGCTGGCCGGGGAACCCGAGCCACCGTTGGCGTGCCAGGTGCCCGACGTGAACTGCAGGCCGCCGGAGTAGCCGTTACCGGTGTTGATCCCCCAGTTGCCACCCGACTCGCACTGCGCGATGGCATCCCAGTTCACGCTGTACGCCTGGTGAACAGGAGGCGGAGGCGGAGGCGCGTCCAGGGGCGGCGGAGCGTCCGGCGGCGGTGGCGGAGCATCCGGGGGCGGTGGCGGCGGCGGGGCATCCGGGGGCGGCGGAACGTTCGGATCAAAGCCCACCGGAGCCGGAGGCGGCGGGGCGTCGGGAGCCGGAGGCGGCGGTGGCGGCGCGGCCTCGGCGGGAGGAACGTTCGGATCAAAGCCCATCGGCTCGGCGTTGGCAGTCGCGGATGGCACCGTCACCAGCGTGCCCGCGATCGCGGCAACCATGAGCGTCTTGCGGACGTTCTTCAAATTCCTTCCTTTCGCGGTGCGCGCGCCAAAGCAAGCCCACGGGCGTGGGCTGAAGTTGCTTGGTTGATGCGGAATGGGTGCTCTGGGACGTGCCGTCTCGTTCGGGCACGACAGCGGTGGGCCTCATCTGCCCGGCGGGGTACCACCCACCGGCCGCGGCGCGACTGTCGCCGCCCGCAGCCCCGCTCGCACGCGGGTCCGTAGATTCAATTTTCGATTACTTTTCGTTAACCCGTTTCGGGCTAACAGGGACCGTACGAAACGAGACCGCATTCGTCATCTCCGGAAAGTGGATATCTCGTTTCGATCACGAGCCGATCACAGCACGATCGCGGAGCGCTTTTTGCACGTTAACCCGGCCTTTTCGGCGCGCGCTCATCCATCGTGGTCGCGGCCAAATCGTGAGCCGAATCACGCCAATATTGTGAGCCTGCACACATATTTGCGACCGTTGCCTGCCCGTCACGGCCAGCACTCGACCAGATCGACCGGATGGCAAGCCGGGGCGGTGTAGGCAAGCAACACCCATCGACAGCCGACGCGCCCCGGGCAAAACGAAAAATAGTAGATTTGACCGAAATGCTAAGCGCGACAATATCTTTCGTATCTCCCGCCGATACATGTCATCCCGTTTTTGGACTACGTGACAACGATACCGAGAACAGTTACATCGAATTGGCCTTTACCCCAATAACTTTCAATCGCTCAACGCGGTGATGGCGTCCCGCGGCTGCCGGGCAAGCCCGCGAAGGGATGTGGGCAGACGAGCTAACGACCGCCCTCACCCGACACGATCTTGGCCATCAGAAACACCGCCGGTCAACACGCGAGCTATCCAACTGTCAGCTCCCACGCCGCGTGCTACCACGGTTAAAACAGACCCATGTGGCTCAAAGAGTAGAGGTGTGTCAACACGCCAACCAATTAAACGATCGGCCCCCTTCTTGAGAAAGGGGCCGATCGCCGTTAGCAGGTCACCGGCTCGCAGCATCGGCGACCGCTGCCGGACTCAAAGCAGCAGAACTCAG
The nucleotide sequence above comes from Mycobacterium malmoense. Encoded proteins:
- the ndk gene encoding nucleoside-diphosphate kinase; translated protein: MSERTLVLIKPDAVERHLIGEIIGRIERKGLTVAALEFRHVSEELARQHYAEHEGKPFFGSLLKFITSGPLVAAIVEGPRAIAAFRQLAGATDPVEQATPGTIRGDLGLETQFNLVHGSDSADSAKREIALWFPDI
- a CDS encoding DUF4233 domain-containing protein, producing the protein MTDQSPADPWKGFGAVMAATLILEAIVVLLAIPVVGAVGGGLTAASLGYLIGLAAALILLAGLQRRPWAIWVNLAAQAVVLAGFAVYPGVGFIGVLFTGLWALIAYFRAEVRRRQR
- the folC gene encoding bifunctional tetrahydrofolate synthase/dihydrofolate synthase; translation: MTEPPERGPDPTPDEIASLLQVEHLLDQRWPETKIEPSLTRISALMDLLGSPQLGYPSIHIAGTNGKTSVARMVDALVTALHRRTGRTTSPHLQSAVERIAIDGHPISPAQYVATYREIEPFVQMVDAQSEAGGGPKMSKFEVLTAMAFAAFADAPVDVAVVEVGLGGRWDATNVISAPVAVITPIGIDHVEYLGDDIAGIAGEKAGIINKAADGAPDTVAVIARQVPEAMEVLLAQSVRADAAVAREDSEFAVLGRRVAIGGQVLQLQGLGGVYSDVYLPLHGEHQAHNAAVALAAVEAFFGAGAQRQLDVEAVRSGFAAVTSPGRLERMRSTPTVFIDAAHNPAGAAALAQTLAGEFDFRFLVGVLSVMADKDTDGILAALEPVFDVVVVTHNGSPRALDVEALALAARDRFGPDRVTTAENLRDAIDVATALVDDAAAEEEAFSGTGIVVTGSVVTAGAARTLFGRDPQ
- a CDS encoding valine--tRNA ligase, which translates into the protein MTASRSSAADLPKSWDPGAAESAIYQKWLDAGYFTADPASAKPAYSIVLPPPNVTGSLHMGHALEHTMMDALTRRKRMQGYEVLWQPGMDHAGIATQSVVERQLAVDGKTKEDFGRELFTEKVWEWKRESGGAIGEQMRRLGDGVDWSRDRFTMDEGLSRAVRTIFKRLYDAGLIYRAERLVNWSPVLQTAISDLEVNYLDVDGELVSFRYGSLDDSQPHIVVATTRVETMLGDTAIAVHPDDERYRHLVGTSLPHPFVDRQLVVVADEHVDPEFGTGAVKVTPAHDPNDFEIGLRHRLPMISILDTTGRIADTGTQFDGMDRFEARVAVREALAAQGRIVEEKRPYLHSVGHSERSGEPIEPRLSLQWWVRVESLAKAAGDAVRNGDTVIHPASLEPRWFAWVDDMHDWCISRQLWWGHRIPVWYGPGGEQVCVGPDETPPEGWEQDPDVLDTWFSSALWPFSTLGWPSQTPELEKFYPTSVLVTGYDILFFWVARMMMFGTFVGGDDAITLGGRRGPQVPFTDVFLHGLIRDESGRKMSKSKGNVIDPLDWVEKFGADALRFTLARGASPGGDLSIGEDHVRASRNFGTKLFNATRYALLNGAALAPLPSHDQLTDADRWILGRLEEVRAEVDSAFDGYEFSRACEALYHFTWDEFCDWYVELAKTQLAEGLTHTTAVLAAVLDTLLRLLHPVIPFLTEALWQALTGRESLVIADWPKPSGITLDLVATQRITDMQKLVTEVRRFRSDQGLADRQKVPARLAGVEDSDLGGQVSAVTSLAWLTAPGPGFRPSVSLEVRLGPNLDRAVVVELDTSGTLDVAAERRRLEKDLAVAQKELASTAAKLANADFLAKAPEHVVGKIRDRQRVAQEETDRINARLAGLQ
- a CDS encoding LysM peptidoglycan-binding domain-containing protein, encoding MADTLTEGQKLVRGESLTSNNGAYTLTLQDDGNLVLASRGQAIWATSTNGQDVVRAEVQPDGNFVLYTADKPVWHSDTKGKKGVKLVLQDDRNLVLYAADGPAWSTKTETAEAPPPAPAAEESQPEAAAEPDAEPVAEAAPDSEPEPAARTYTVVSGDSLWAIAERFYGDGSKYQVIAEASGIPNPDLIQPGQVLTIP
- a CDS encoding DUF937 domain-containing protein, which translates into the protein MAGLDDLYSQIPTSEIATKLGADEGDVENAVRTLVPALLGGLEQNSQDPEHASRIESIASSHAARGLLDVGGGTAQGGDGHEAIAALFGGNDADQVASALADSGAGNRDLLKQLLPVVLPIVLAYIGKQLGPGGRSGAPEKEAAGGGLGGVLGGILAGGSGDKSLGGILGNVLGGKGGALGDILGGLLGGKK
- a CDS encoding saccharopine dehydrogenase family protein: MTASPREFDIVLYGATGFVGKLTAEYLAHAAAGARIALAGRSADRLSAVRETLGESARSWPVLTADAAAPSTLNEMATRTQVVVTTVGPYTRYGLPLVAACAAAGTDYADLTGEAMFVRDSIDLYHKQAADTGARIVHACGFDSVPSDLSVYALYRAAREDGASELGDTDLVVRSFSGGLSGGTIASMLEVLDTASSNPDARRQLADPYTLSTDRGAEPELGPQPDLPRRRGRQIAPELSGVWTAGFVMAPYNTRIVRRSNALLDWAYGRRFRYSENMSVGSSALAPVASAVVAGVGNAMFGLGSRYFRLLPRGLVERVVPKPGTGPSAAARERGYYRIETYTTTATGARYVARIEQQGDPGYKATSVLLGECGMALALDRDKLSDLRGVLTPAAAMGDALLARFPAAGVSLRTERLS
- a CDS encoding transglycosylase family protein: MKNVRKTLMVAAIAGTLVTVPSATANAEPMGFDPNVPPAEAAPPPPPPAPDAPPPPAPVGFDPNVPPPPDAPPPPPPPDAPPPPPDAPPPLDAPPPPPPVHQAYSVNWDAIAQCESGGNWGINTGNGYSGGLQFTSGTWHANGGSGSPASASREEQIRVAENVLHTQGIGAWPVCGRRG